The Bacillota bacterium genome window below encodes:
- a CDS encoding nucleotidyltransferase domain-containing protein — protein sequence MKRTGQHHPVVRPAGQTPAHLTEVLRDILVAQDDVAFAYLFGSMAKGRARATSDIDVAVWLVHVASRDPDPVAALDRGLELAAELEAAVRRPVDVVVLNHAPLALAHNVLRHGRLLFCRDERARALFYVEHVRRWIDMGPVRELFTRAMLHRVKEGRFGGGGRDSAAASGRDREATGSAGEGSRHVP from the coding sequence GTGAAGCGCACAGGGCAGCATCACCCGGTCGTAAGACCTGCCGGGCAGACGCCCGCACACCTGACCGAGGTGCTGCGGGACATTCTCGTTGCCCAGGACGACGTTGCCTTCGCCTATCTCTTCGGCTCTATGGCCAAGGGGCGGGCGCGAGCGACCAGTGACATCGATGTGGCCGTCTGGCTTGTGCACGTTGCGTCCCGCGATCCCGATCCGGTGGCGGCGTTGGACCGGGGTCTCGAATTGGCGGCAGAGCTGGAGGCTGCGGTGCGGCGCCCGGTTGACGTGGTCGTGCTAAACCACGCCCCTCTCGCTCTGGCCCACAACGTGCTTCGGCATGGCCGGCTCCTTTTCTGTCGCGACGAGAGGGCACGTGCGCTCTTCTACGTGGAGCACGTCCGCCGGTGGATCGACATGGGGCCGGTGAGGGAGCTCTTCACTCGTGCCATGCTGCATCGGGTCAAGGAGGGACGGTTTGGTGGCGGAGGTCGCGACAGTGCTGCGGCTTCTGGGCGTGATCGAGAAGCGACTGGATCGGCTGGAGAAGGTAGCCGGCACGTCCCTTGA
- a CDS encoding ABC transporter ATP-binding protein: protein MAAIVVEGLVKRYRDLLAVDGVSFTVEDGEIFALLGPNGAGKTTTLEILEGLRTADAGRAVVAGVDVRRHPRQVKARIGVQLQDAGFFNLLTVQETVGLFASFHPHPRPVESVLEELSLQEKRRALVRDLSGGQRQRLSIACALVGDPHILFLDEPTTGLDPQARRALWEVIREIRNRGRTVVLTTHYMEEAQVLCDRVAIMDRGRLLAAGTPDELIGRFVPEDRIHVALGPQAASAAAESLPGVSRVDKGENGTVVLVTRQVAVVLQHLVSTASGGQLDLASLRVDRGTLEDVFLQLTGRRLRD, encoded by the coding sequence ATGGCCGCCATCGTGGTAGAGGGGCTCGTCAAGCGATACCGGGATCTGTTGGCCGTCGACGGCGTCAGCTTCACGGTCGAGGACGGGGAGATCTTCGCGCTCCTCGGCCCCAACGGCGCGGGCAAGACGACGACGCTCGAAATCCTGGAGGGCCTGCGGACGGCGGACGCAGGGAGAGCAGTGGTGGCGGGCGTGGACGTGCGGCGCCACCCGCGGCAGGTGAAGGCGCGCATCGGAGTCCAGCTCCAGGACGCCGGGTTCTTCAATTTGCTCACCGTGCAGGAGACGGTCGGGCTGTTTGCCAGCTTCCATCCCCACCCTCGCCCGGTGGAGAGCGTGCTCGAAGAACTGAGCCTGCAAGAAAAGCGCCGGGCGCTGGTACGGGACCTGTCGGGCGGCCAGCGCCAGCGACTCTCCATCGCGTGCGCCCTGGTGGGCGACCCCCACATCCTTTTCCTTGATGAGCCGACCACCGGCCTCGACCCGCAGGCCCGGCGCGCGCTGTGGGAGGTGATCCGGGAAATCCGCAACCGGGGGCGCACGGTGGTGCTGACCACCCATTATATGGAAGAGGCTCAGGTGCTGTGCGATCGGGTGGCCATCATGGATCGCGGGCGGTTGCTGGCCGCCGGCACCCCTGACGAACTCATCGGCCGATTCGTGCCGGAAGACCGCATTCACGTCGCCCTCGGGCCGCAGGCGGCCAGCGCCGCCGCCGAGTCGCTGCCGGGCGTCAGCCGGGTAGATAAGGGCGAGAACGGAACGGTGGTGCTGGTCACACGGCAGGTCGCCGTCGTGCTCCAGCACCTGGTCTCGACGGCATCGGGCGGTCAGCTGGACCTGGCCAGCCTCCGGGTCGACCGGGGCACCCTGGAAGACGTCTTTTTGCAGCTCACCGGGCGCAGGCTGCGGGATTGA
- a CDS encoding ABC transporter permease, with translation MRGFLAVAAMSFRVWWRDRSSAFWGVVFPLMLMGLLGSAFGRPESLTFTVGFVGPAASEGGDVPGSLASVVRQALGAVPVLKVVDEPREQALATLRKGDRTLVVEVAPETAGGTAGAGRPLRVDLYFDEAHEQAGQAAIAVVQEALRRIEQAMTGAPRLFSVSTYSVTGRQFRMFDFLLPGVMAMSIMQTGLLGVSWSIADYRERRVLKRVLATPFHPMGFLGGLLTRFTLVTLLQSVLIFTVGVYGFGARVVGSVWVLFLLAGLGSVAFLSVGLAISTLAPTAESANIIGSLLNFPMMFLSGTFWPKEIMPAFMQPLVGVLPLTPLIDSMRAVSTEGASLAPYAGGLLYLAAWGGAALAIAAWRFRWE, from the coding sequence ATGCGAGGCTTTCTTGCGGTGGCGGCCATGAGCTTTCGGGTCTGGTGGCGGGACCGATCGTCCGCCTTCTGGGGCGTGGTCTTTCCTCTCATGTTGATGGGACTCCTGGGTAGCGCCTTTGGACGGCCGGAGTCGCTGACCTTCACGGTGGGGTTCGTCGGGCCGGCGGCCTCGGAGGGGGGCGATGTTCCGGGTTCCCTGGCATCCGTCGTGCGGCAGGCGCTGGGCGCCGTTCCGGTCCTCAAAGTCGTGGATGAACCCCGGGAGCAGGCCCTGGCTACCCTGCGCAAGGGGGACCGGACCCTGGTGGTGGAGGTGGCGCCGGAGACGGCGGGTGGGACGGCAGGCGCAGGGCGGCCTCTCAGGGTCGACCTCTACTTCGACGAGGCGCACGAGCAGGCGGGACAGGCTGCCATTGCGGTGGTGCAGGAGGCGCTGCGGCGCATCGAGCAGGCGATGACTGGTGCCCCCCGGCTCTTTTCGGTGTCGACGTACTCGGTGACGGGGCGGCAGTTTCGCATGTTCGACTTTCTGCTACCGGGCGTCATGGCCATGAGCATCATGCAGACGGGGCTTTTGGGAGTGAGCTGGTCCATCGCCGACTACCGGGAGCGGCGGGTGCTCAAACGGGTGCTGGCCACGCCTTTTCATCCGATGGGCTTTTTGGGCGGGCTGTTGACCCGGTTCACGCTGGTGACGCTGCTGCAGTCCGTGCTTATCTTCACGGTTGGCGTCTACGGGTTCGGAGCCAGGGTGGTCGGGAGCGTGTGGGTGCTCTTCTTGCTGGCCGGCCTGGGGTCCGTGGCGTTCCTATCCGTGGGGCTGGCCATCTCCACGCTGGCCCCCACCGCCGAGTCGGCCAACATCATCGGGAGCCTGCTCAACTTCCCCATGATGTTTCTTTCGGGCACCTTCTGGCCCAAGGAGATCATGCCGGCGTTCATGCAGCCCCTCGTGGGGGTGTTGCCGCTCACGCCCTTGATCGACAGCATGCGGGCGGTCTCCACGGAGGGAGCGAGCCTGGCACCGTATGCAGGGGGGCTCCTTTATCTGGCGGCGTGGGGAGGGGCGGCCCTCGCCATCGCTGCCTGGCGGTTCCGGTGGGAATGA
- a CDS encoding LLM class flavin-dependent oxidoreductase codes for MVYQGKHGTPTYDPWIALAAMAMRTERIRLGTLVTPLSRRRPWKVARESVTIDHLSGGRLVLGVGLGDGNDAAFTDFGETSDLRTRARMLDEALEVLAGLWSGRPFSFEGEFYRVKEITLLPPPLQRPRPPIWVGGIWPRKGAVRRAARWDGASFYKLPGETLSDEMTAEDVGALKASIQAFRKNDAPFDIVIGGNARRGDWEAERLLIRSAAEAGATWWVEWVPPGEPGAMLQCITCGPLRFDA; via the coding sequence ATCGTCTACCAGGGCAAGCACGGCACCCCCACGTACGACCCCTGGATCGCTCTGGCGGCCATGGCGATGCGCACGGAGCGGATTCGTTTGGGAACGCTGGTCACGCCCTTGAGCCGGCGCCGCCCGTGGAAAGTGGCGCGGGAGAGCGTGACGATCGACCACCTGTCCGGCGGGCGGCTGGTGCTCGGCGTGGGGCTGGGGGACGGGAACGACGCTGCGTTTACCGATTTCGGCGAAACGTCCGACCTGCGCACCCGGGCCAGGATGCTGGACGAGGCGCTGGAGGTGTTGGCGGGGCTGTGGAGCGGCCGGCCGTTCAGCTTTGAGGGGGAGTTTTACCGGGTCAAAGAGATCACGCTGCTGCCCCCGCCTCTCCAGCGGCCCCGTCCCCCCATCTGGGTCGGAGGGATCTGGCCTCGCAAGGGCGCGGTGCGGCGGGCGGCGCGATGGGACGGGGCGAGCTTCTACAAACTGCCCGGTGAGACGCTTTCTGACGAGATGACCGCAGAGGACGTGGGGGCGCTGAAGGCGTCCATACAGGCCTTCCGGAAGAACGACGCGCCCTTTGACATCGTCATCGGAGGCAACGCCCGTCGGGGCGACTGGGAGGCCGAGCGGCTCCTCATCCGATCGGCGGCCGAGGCGGGCGCCACGTGGTGGGTGGAGTGGGTGCCTCCGGGCGAACCCGGCGCCATGCTGCAGTGTATCACCTGCGGCCCTCTGCGGTTTGACGCGTGA